AGCTGACCATATTGTATATGTCTGGTTTGATGCCCTTACAAACTATCTTACCGGGATAGGTTTTCTTGAAGATGATGAATTGTTTAATGCCTTCTGGCCCTGCGATGCACACCTCATTGGTAAGGATATTCTGAGGTTTCACGCTGTTTACTGGCCCAGTTTTTTAATGTCTCTTGGTATTCAGCCGCCGAAGCACATTTTTGCCCATGGCTGGTGGACCATCGAGGGTCGCAAAATGTCAAAATCATTAGGAAATGTGATTGATCCCAATGAGGTGGTAAAACAATATGGTGTAGATGAGTTCCGGTTTTTTCTCTTCAGGGAAGTGCCCTTCGGACTTGATGGTGATTTTTCGAAGAAAGCCATCACACACAGGATCAACGGGGATCTTGCCAATGATTTCGGAAACCTGGTAAGCAGAAGCGTTACCATGATCGGAAAATTCCTGAAAGGTAAAGTAGAGAAACCGGAAACAAAGGGCGGAATTGATGAGCACGTGGAGGAACGTGTAAGACAACTTATCGATGAATACCAAAAGGAGATGGAAGTTTTTTCATACTATAAAGCATTGCAGCATGTCTTCGAGATAACATCGATACTCAACAAATATATTGATTCTGAAGCACCATGGAAACTTGCCAAAGAAGCTGACCCAAGGGTTAAAACAGTTCTCTATAATCTCTGGAATGGTTTAAGGGTTACCGCTATGCTTCTTTATCCCTTTATGCCTGTCAAATCCCAGTCCATTTGGAACGCGATCGGCATCGGCAAAATGATAGAAAAAGTATCGTTCGATGAAGAAAAGGTTTTTTATTGTATCGATGATATGGCTACAATAGGGAAAATAGCCCCCATTTTTCCGAGGATTGAAGACTGACGTGTCCTTTGTATCGTTAAGAAAGGCCCTTGAAAATGTTTTGCTGGAGTACCACTTTGCAGGCGATATCGATGCCTATAAGGTGTTTCATCTCTGGGAAGATATTGTAGGAGGGAAAACAGCTCACCATACAAAACCAATAAGGATTAATCAAAGCATTCTTTATGTAGAAGTCGATGATCCCCTCTGGCTGAGCCAGTTGCGATATATGAAGCTGGATATCATGGATAAGATTGACAGAATGATCAAAAAAGGGGTACTGAAAGACCTCAAGTTTTATCTTAAGACTAATTAATTTGCTGCAAAGCTATCGACCCAAGCAGGTAAGCAATTTACCGTAAAAGGGCCTTAATTTCATTTATAATAGAAAAAATGATGTTTTTTTACAATAAAGTGAAAAACTCCTTGACATTATTGATAGTTATGTTAATAATTCTCATAGATGGTTATTCCTGCGGGGGTTAACACAACAGGCAGAGGCAATTTGCCTGATAATCATATATATTCATACATAATCCAAGGAGGTAGTTGAAAATGACCAAAGCAGAGATTGTAGCAAAGGTAGCAGAGGAACTTAAGGTTTCAAAAGCAGCTGCAGCAAAGGCTTTCGGTGTAATGACCGGTTGTATCGAAGGGGCGCTCAAAAAAGGTGAAAAGGTAACATTCGTTGGGTTTGGCACATTTTCTGTTGCAGATAGAAAGGCCAGAAAAGGCAGAAACCCCCAGACAGGCAAAGAGATTAAAATTGCCGCAAAGAAAGTGCCAAAATTCAGCGCTGGTGCAGCCTTAAAGGCAGCAGTAAGTGGTAAAGCGGTTGCTGCAAAGCCTAAAGCAAAAAAGGCAGCAGCAAAACCTAAAAAGAAGTAGGTCGAGCGCAGCGGGCCTTCGGGCCCGCTTTTTTTTATTGCAAAATCCGTTTGTCTCTATATTGATATTATGCAAAACAAGAAATGGGAAGAAGAGGAATGGGCTGAACACCATGAAGATATTTTTATTTTTCATTCTGATAGTATTTCTCCCTGTCAGCGTTCTTTGCCAGGGCAGTCCTTTTGTCCCCAATGATCCATATTTCTTTTATAACGCAACAGAAAGGCCCGGGTTTCCCGGCCAGTGGCACCTTATAAATAACGCACCCTCCGGGGGCATTCTTTTTACCATCCCTGACGGTGGGACTTCAACAGTGCTGATGAGGAACTCCGGCGTAGACGCCGGACTCCGTGATGCCTGGAAGATGGGATACACCGGGAAGGGAGTGGTCATCGGGATTGTGGACGATGGCGTGGAAGGGACTCATGAAGATATTGCACCTAACTATAAGTCAGCTTTAAGTCGTAACTTCAGTTCAGACAAATCCATTGCCGATGCTGCTCAGGGGCCTATTGACAATGATGACAACCATGGACAGGCCGTCGCAGGGGTAGCAGCTGCCCGGGGAGGCAACGGCATCGGCGGTACAGGCGCCGCACCCTACGCATCCATCGTCGGATTAAACCCATACCCCGGAAAGGAAATCAATAATACAGCCATCAGGGCGTTATATGTAGAATCCTATTACTGGAAGAGCGGTGTTGACCCTCTTACGGGAAAGATCACAGCTAAACCTCAAATCAACATAATGAACCATAGTTATGGTCAAAAAACGCCCTGGAATCTGAACGACGACCTACATGGCTCAGACATTACAACTGCATTGAATCGGACTGCCGGTAACGGTATTATCCATGTCTGGTCAGCAGGAAACGAGCGAGGTATAGCCAATGAAGATACCGGTAAAGACAATGTCCTTACCAACAGTAACGTGATTCCTGTGGCTGCCCTGGGCAGCGATGAGAAATTCTCTGACTACAGTAATTACGGCTCCAATGTCTTTGTCACGGCACCATCGAGCAGGTCAGGCTTGTATTCCGGTTATTATACTTTTGGTATTACGACTACCGACAGAACCGGTGCGAGTTTAGGTTATAACCGTTACTCTACCGAAAATAAAAAAGGTGACTGGACCGATCTTTTTCCGGATTACAACTACACAAGCACCTTCGGAGGCACTTCCTCCTCCGCTCCCCTTGTATCCGGCATCCTGGCTCTTGGCATGGAGGCAAACAAACAAATGGATGTCCGCATGGCAAAGCATGTGCTTGTGCAGACGAGTACCATGGTTGATCCTAATGATGCCAGCACAACGGGTGGATGGGTAAAAAACGGGGCGGGCAACTGGTTTAACCCGAACTATGGTTTCGGCAACATCAATGCAGGCAAGTTTGTCGAAACAGTAAAAAAGGTGGCCTATGTGACCAAACAAACCTCCTACTCGACCGGCACGCAAACGGTCAATGAAGCAATAAAATACCTTGACAATAACAATAATAAGGGCACGAGCAAGGAGTTCACCTTAACAACGAACGAACTGCCTGCTTCACTCAGACAGCCTTTGGAGGGCGTAGAGGTTGATCTCAACTTTACTCATACAAAACGCGGTGATCTTACAGCCAGCATCACCTCCCCCTATGCGACAAAAAGCCGGCTGTTCAACTCCACCAAAGACCTTCCGACTGGCAAACAGGATACTGAAAGTGTCACTAATTTCGGCTGGACCTTCCTTACCAATGCCTTCTGGGGAGAAGACCCCCTGGGTGGAAAAACAAACACCAGCGGTAAATGGACCGTCACTATGGGTGATGTAGTAAACAATGGAGTGGGCACTTGGAATAGTTATAAAGTTACCCTGCTTATGGGAGATATAGTATTCAATAGCACCGAGGGCACTACCACCCAGACTGAAAATATCAAGGCAAGGTCTCTTACAATCAAACAACCCGACGCAGTCTTTAAAAACCCTTCCGGCATGTCTGTTGTTGTGGAAGAACAGGTTCAGGTTACAAGCGGTGAACTTAACGTAAACGGTGCAGTCACAATGTCCAGACCTGCTGACGATGACGACCCGGAAGACGGTATTTTTATCCTCGACGGCGGTATTGTCTCCGGTACCGGCATCATCGACGCCCCCTACGGTTTTTATCATACTGGCGGCACCATCAAACCCGGCAACTCCATCGGCACCCTCACCATCAACGGCGATTATTATCAGGGCGCTCAAGGCAAGCTCTTAATCGAGGTAGCCTCCACGACCAGCAATGATCTCCTTGCCATAAACGGCGCCGCAGACTTGAACGGCATTCTCCAGACCTCATGGTCGGGAGGATATACCCCGGCAATAAGAACAAAGTTCGGGACTATCCTGACTGCTTCATCAGGGATAACGGGACAGTTCACCTCCCTTCTCACCAACATTACCCCCACGGTACTCTTTAAACCTAAGTATGATATTCCCAACCAGATATACCTCATGGTAGAAAGAGACTACACCAACCAGAACCTCCTTCTCTACCTTACTGCGAACCAGAGGGCGGTAGGCTCCATGCTCAATTCTGTGGGGAATACAGCAACAGGGGATCTCGATACGGTCTTACATGTCATAGATGACCTCCCCGCATACGGTCTTGATCAGCTTGCCCCCAGGGGCAGCGAGGCTATCTCCGGTATGGGGATCAGCGGCGCCTCCTTCCAGACAGGGAACCTCTCTGAACGATTAAGCGATCTGAGACGAGGCATACGCGGTTTAAGCTTCACGGGGTTATACTACAGGAATACCGATTTTATTGCGAACGGAAAAGAAACACCCGTGCTGCTTGCCAGTGCAGGTTCAGATCTCACAGGTATGCTCCCTTCAGGAGTAAATGAAAGGTGGGGTTTCTTTGTGAAGGGGAATATTGTATCCGGAGATCAGAAGGACTCGCCCGATCGTACAGGCTATGATTTTACCAGCGCAGGGGTTACAGTAGGTTCAGACTACCGCTTTACCGGGAACTTTATTGCCGGTCTTATGCTTGGGATCAACACTGCCAGGGCCAATGTGGACAGTATGGGCAGTAAGGTAAAAACGAACGGTTATACCCTGGGAACTTACGGGACATACTATGATAATGGTTTTTATATTGATGGCAGCATAAGCTATGGTTTAACAGACTATGACAATACACGCCGTATTGTATTTCCGGGTCTGGACCGTACCGCAACCTCATCCCCTGATGGCAACCAGATTACCGCCTACGGGGGCACAGGATATGAGTTCCGTATGAACAGATGGATGATTACCCCCACCGTGTCCTTCCAGTATACCAAACTCAATACAGACAGCTATACCGAGAAGGGGGCAGGAGCCATAAATCTCGATGTGGACAGACAGAATACCGAATCACTTCAGGGAAACATAGGGGGCAGGATATCCTTTACCTGGCAGACAGATAGTGCGGTCATTATGCCTGGTATCCGCGCCTCATACGGATACGAGTTTTTAAGAGGCAGCCAGAATATTACTTCACGTCTTGCCCAGGGGAGCTCCCCCTTCAGTATCGAGACCATGTCTCCTGACAGGAATTTTATCTCCCTTGGTGCAGGCATTACCGCCTTTACCGTGCGTGATATGTCAGTCTACATAAACTATGATGTCCAGATCGGCGAGAACAAATATGTGGCCCAAAGCGTGAATGCAGGGCTTAGGGTGGGGTTCTGAACTGACAGGAAGCGTCGCGCGTATGTGCTACTTCCTCTTTATTTCGCTCTTCAGTGCATCCAGCAATACCCTGAAGGGGATGTTTTTTTCAACGGACAACCTTTTTACATCTTCAAACTCGATATGGGATTTTATGAGATTCCCATTGGCATCAAAGCCGTTTTTTATTCTTAAGGGGCCGCAGGAGGTTTCGATAGTCTGCATCTCTCTTTTTAGAGTACGCCTCCGGTCTTTTCTTAATCTTATCCCGAAAGTCGTTGTCTCCAGGAACAATGTATCCAGTATCTTCTGGAGTTTTTCTGCTGTTACAGTAACAGAGAGCCTGATCCCGATCCTTCCCTTTTTCATATAAACCGGGAAAGAGAGGACATCGAGGGCGCCAGCTTCCCGTATTTTGTCAGATATTGCCCCCAGATACTCCATTTCCATATCATCAATGTCAGACTCTATTACCCAAACTTCTTCTTCGTAGAGAGGTTCTTCGGTTTTGCCGATAAGGATGCGCAAAATATCCGGTTTGGCGGTTTTGTATGCCCCCATGCCGTACCCTGTTTTTTCAATGGTGAATGGGGGCGCCATGTTTTTGTCCTTTACATAATACCGTACGATAGTTGCACCTGTCGGGGTTGTGAGTTCAAGGGGTTCTTCCAAGAATACGACAGTATACCCGGTGAGGATTTCAAGGGTTACGGGAGGCGGGTTTGGTATGATACCATGCGAGGTCTTTATTGTCCCCCTTCCGTGTGGTACGGGTCCGCAGAAAACTTTCTGAATATTGAAATAGTGCATGCCTTTGGCAACACATAAAAGGTCTATGAGTGTATCGATATGGGAAAGTTCGTGGAGATGAAGGTGATCTTTTGAGGTACCGTGCACTTTTGACTCTGCCTCAAGGATGATATCGAGCATCCCCCTTGCATCCTCCCTTATCTTTTCGTCGATCTCAACGGTGTTTATAATTTCTTCCATCTGTCTTATTGACAGATGGGTATCTGAATCTTCAATATTGAGATGAATGCCTTCAATGATGCCCTGTTTTTTCTTCTCGGGAGACAAGGCCGGAACCGGAACCGGTAGTTTTTCGAGGAGAGTCTTAATCTCTTCAAAGGGCAATCCTGCATTGAGGAATGCGCTTATCATCATATCGCCGCTTATACCGAAAATGGGATCTATATAAAGAATGTTCATAGTCTGTTAATCAGGGTTGCAAAATAGGCTGCACCGAATCCGTTATCTATATTGAAGACTGAAATGGTGGAACATGAGTTGAGCATGGCAAGGAGTGCTGTCAAGCCGCCAAAACTTGCCCCATACCCTATGCTGGTGGGAACGCCAATGACAGGAACCCCTACAATGCCTGCTATAATAGACGGTAGTGCCCCCTCCATACCGGCCGCCACTATGATGACCCGTGCCCTTTTTAATATTTCGAGATTCTGAAATAATCTATGTATCCCTGCAACGCCCACATCATAGAGCTTTTCTGTTTGATTCCCGAAAAAGACTGATGTAATATATGCCTCTTCCGCAACCCTTATATCACTCGTGCCGGCAGAGATCACAAGGACAATGCCTTTCCCCTTAATTGCCTCATCCTCTTTTATGTAGAAACATCGTGCTGCCTCATCATAAGTACCAACAGGAAATGTTTCTTTTAAGGATTTCCCGGCCTTATTGCTGAGCCGTGTAACGAGGACATTGATATCCTTTTGTCTCATGGAGGTTACTATCTCTATTATCTGATGAATGGTCTTGCCCTGCCCGAATACCACCTCTTCCATGCCTTTGCGTACAAGCCTGTGGTGGTCAAGCTTTGTATGGCTCAAGTCTTCAAAAGGGAGGTCTTTCAGTTTCTCGTAAGCCTCGTCAACAGAAATATCGCCATTTTTCACATTTTTCAAAAGATATATGAGTTTTTCGTCCATCATGGTTAAAGCCCGTTTATTCAATCACGAACGCATGTTTCACAATCTTCACGCTCTGACTGTCAATCCCTACCACATCAAATCTTACTTTTTTATCAAAACACTTATGTGTCTTCATATAGAACATGGCGGATCTGATAATACGTTTCTTTTTTGTCGTATTTACCGCTTCAAAAGAGGTCCCGTAAACAGGCGTATTCCTCTTTTTTACTTCCACAAAAACGAGGTAGCCATCTTCCTCTGCGATGATGTCAATCTCTCCAAAATGGTTTCTGTAGTTTTTTTCCAATATCTTATATCCTTCAGCTTTCAATATGCTCACTGCCCTTTCTTCGCCTTTTGTGCCTTCTTCCCTTTTATTGGACAAGGTATTCCTTTACCCCTCTGAATGTTTTTCGATGTATGGGAGAGATGCCATATTCCCTTATGGCAATTTTATGATCTTTTGTCGGGTAGCCTTTATTTTTTGTGAAGTTATAATCAGGATACAGTGTGTGGTATGTCTCCATGATACCATCCCTTACAACCTTTGCGACGATGGAGGCACAGGCGATGAAAAAGCACTTTTTATCACCCTTTACTACCGGCTTGCTCAGGGGAAAACCTTTAATCCCGTAGTTGCCGTCTATGAGGAGAAGGTCTGGCCGGATGTCTGTGTCTTTCAGCGCCCTTTCCATGGAAAGGAGGCTTGCCTGGAGGATATTTATCTGTTCTATCTCTTCGTGGGTAGCAATGCCGATGCCTACTTTATATGCATGTTCCCTTATCCAGTGGAATAGTGAAACCCTTTGCTTTTCGGTAAGCTGTTTGGAATCATTAATGTTTGATTTCTTTTCAGGCAATTCTTTCCAGATTACACACGACGACACTACAGGGCCGGCGAGGGGTCCCCTGCCTGCTTCATCAATGCCGCCAATTAGTCCTGCAAGCTTGCAGCAGTGCATTATACTAATTTGCCTTCATTCATATAGCTTTGTTGTCTCCTCGTCGCACTCCTCGACGTACTATCAGTACGTCTCTGTCGGCTTCTCGTCGTCGCCTCGCTCTATTTTTGAATCCAAATTAGTATTAATCTCTTTTTTCTTTCAGTTTTGCAGCCTTGCCTCTCAGATTCCTCAGGTAGAAGAGCTTTGACCTTCTGATCTTGCTCTTGCTCATTACCTCAATATTTTCAATGAGAGGTGAATGTTTGGGAAAGGTCTTTTCTATTCCTACACTGTATGATACCTTTCTTACAGTGAAGGTTGCCCTTGTATTCCCCCCTCTTTTTCTTATCACAATGCCTTCGAAGACCTGAACTCTCTCTTTATCGCCTTCAAAGATTTTTGTGTATACCTTCACGTTATCACCGATATTTATCTCGGGTAGGTCCAGCCTCATGTGTTCTTTTTCGAGTAAATCAATTGTCTCGTTCATCTTTGTCTCCTCTTTCACCAAATATTCTATCAAGAATGATTCCAAGCGCTACCCTCAGGGACAGGTGATTGTAGTCTCCGCTCCCTTTAACCGGCATAAGCATCTTGTCACATAATTCAACCGTTGTGCCCGTTAACCCCCAGCCTGTTCCGAAAAGCATGAGAAACGGCCTTTCTTCTTTACCGATCATATCCCGAAGCTCATGATACCCTATTGATTTGTCATCCCTTTCCATTGATGATGTGCCGATAATGATAGGGTTGCCGGATATTCTGATTTCTGTCAGCATCTCTTCTATATCGTTACATACTCTTATTTTTTCTAAAGCCACACTTCTCAAAGGGTTATATGTTAAGCCGTATCCATGTTCCCAGTGGTGAATCAATTTTTCCATTATCTTCCTCTGTTTTACAAGAGGAGTAACAATATAGCATAAATCAATACCAAATGTCATGCAACTTCTTGCAATGTCATGTATTTCCATATTTGTTACGCTTGTGGCAACAATATCCCGATTTTTGTCGTAAACCGGGTAGTGGATAATTGCAATATAAACATTATTCAGGGATGTCCTCCATAATCTCTCTCATGAACTTACGGTCTTCTTTGTTGGGCTCAACACGGGTCATCAGATCGGGTCTTTTAAGGATTGTCTTTTTTATTGCCTCTTTCCTTCTCCATTTTCTTATCTCTTCGTGATTTCCCGATAACAGCACAGCAGGGACTTCCATATCCATAAACAGAGGGGGTCTGGTATACTGCGGATATTCGAGGAGTCCGTCCTTCAGGCTTTCATCGCTCACAGATGCTTCATTTCCAAGCACGCCCGGAATGTGCCTTATAATGGCATCTATGAGCGCCAGGGCAGGTATTTCGCCACCGGAAAGGATATAATCACCTATTGATATTTCTTCATCGACAAGGGAAAGCGCCCTTTCGTCTATGCCTTCATAACGACCGCACAAAAGCGCTAAATGAGGATTACGCGCAAGCCTTACCGCTGTTCCTTCATCTAATATCCTGCCCTGAGGGGTAAGTAGTATGTATTTCGGCCTTTTCGTATTTGCATTAATATGCTCCATGGCATTGTAGATGGGTTCTATCTTCATGACCATGCCGGGCCCGCCCCCGTAAGGGGCATCATCACAGGTCTTGTGCACATCTTCAGCGAAATCCCGTATGTTTACAAGGTTAAAGCTTACAAGTCCCTTATCCAGGGCCTTTTTGATGATACTTTCCTGGAGTGGTGATTCAAATATTTTAGGAAAGAGTGTAAGAATTGTTATGATCATTTTATCAATTATTTATAATTTCAGTTTTATGCCTGTTCAATAACGGGATACTATAGCACATTTTTTTTATGTTATCACTTCACATTACAGCAATTATGAATGAAATATCACGTTTTTGCTCTGACTTCAACTGTGATAAATGATATCCGATATTTGCAATCCCTCGGTCTTGGTGATTTTTGTTAAGGAAATGTATCCCTGGAACGAATAGCGGAACATTTTTGGGGCCACCCGTCTTGGCGAAAACGAGCGTCCCCGAAAGGGATGATGTGCAGGCATGAACATCTTCGGGTAGCCTCCGCCCTTGCACATCAAGCGAATTGAGCCGGTGGAACGGGTCAAAAATGTGAAGCTGATGAGTGGAAGGGAACATTTCCTTATGGGGACGTAATTGGGGTCGGGCCAAACCCTTTAAAAACAGTTTTGAGTGTTGACAACCTGTTGCCCAAACAAGCATACAACAAATAATAACGGAATATGCGCCGGAAGAACTTTGCGGCTTCGCCGTTAAACCGTTACCCGAGTCGCGCCTTCGAGCACTGTTGGGACCCACTTAACGAGGAAAAATGTCCCGAAGGGCAATCTGCGCTGTTTGAGGAGGAACGACGAGTTCGCAGATTGAATGCATTCCGAGTTTTAGTGGGTATACAGCGCGCAGTGAAGCAGGGAGGGAAATAGTGTTCCGGTATATCCATATTATCAAGACTGATGGATTAAAACTTCGGCTAATATTCATTTGGCTTCATATTTCATTGTGCTATAGTTAAGTTGTGTGGAACATCGAAAGAACTGACGAAATTTGATCCAATCCGGAATGCTATTTTATTGATTGGTGGCGATAAAAGAGGTGACAAACGATTCTATCAGAAAATGATACCGATCGCCGACAACCTGTATGACAGGCATCTTGAAAAATTAAGGATGGAATCATGAAAACAAAAGTAAAAGCAAGAACAAATAAAAAAGAAGATTTTATTGACGAGTTGGCTTCCATGATGCCTCCTGAAAGAGCAGAAAGGGCCAAAAGGGAAGCTGAAAAGGAAATATTCCATATACGGTTATCTGAATTAAGGAAAAAAATGGGTATTCGCCAGGAAGATGTCAAATCGTTTACCCAGTCGGGTATTTCAAAATTGGAGTCAAGGAGTGACATGAAGGTGTCAACCCTTATAGAGTACCTCAAAAGCATAGGCATGGGGGTCGAGATAAAGGCCTATTCGAAAAACGTTATTAATAAAAATGTAGATGCAGTAACATTGCTGAAGGTTTGAGGAGAAAGTAGCCTTTACGTTTCCGGCTCCACCACAGTCATCGTTTTGTTTATGATATCGATTGAAAGAATGTAGTCCTCAACCATGGGAATTAATATTTCCTTCTCTCCTCTGACCACTATCAGGTACTGAGCGCCCGTATGCATTACCTCTGTAACAGTTCCCATCCCGATGTCATCCTGATTGATTACTTTCAGACCAATAAGCTGGTATTCATAATATTCGTCGTCATTCAGAGGGGGGAGTTGTTCCTCTTTGACAAAGAATTCTTTGTTTATTAGAGACAAGGCAGCCTCAGGGCTGTCAAATCCTTTAAACTTCAGGTAGAAGAAGCCTTTATAGAGCCTTTTGTCTGTTGGTTCAAATGTTACCCACCGGTTATTTTCATTCTTAACTAAAAAAGAGGTGTATTCATAGAACACCTCTTTTTCGTCATTGTAATACTGAAATTTTACTTCCCCTTTAATTCCGTGGGTGGATATTACTCGCCCAACAGGGACATATCCCATTACTCTATGATTTCGAGAACTGCCCGTTTCCTTACTTTTGTGGATGCTGCGCTCAATATGGTTCTCATAGCACGTGCGGTCCGTCCCTGTTTCCCTATGACCTTTCCGAGATCATCCTTGGAAACACTCAGCTCGAAAACGGATGTTTTCTCGCCTTCAATTTCGGATACTTTTACCATATCAGGGTTGTCTACCAAGGCCTTTGCAATGAATTCAATCAATTCTTTCAACACGGCTCCACCTCCATAAGTTATTGGTTTATTTCCTTGAGTACCCCTTCTTTTTTGAATATGTTTTCAACAGTCTTTGTGGGCCTTGCCCCTTTTTTATACCATTCCTTGATCTTTTCTTTATCAAGGGTTATCTCAGCAGGGTCTGTAATCGGGTTGTATGTCCCCACGTTTTCAATAAACCTGCCGTCTCTTGGATACTGACTGTCAGCCACAACAATTCTGTAAAAAGGTCTTTTCTTAGCACCATACCGTGACAATCTGAATTTTACCGCCAAAATTTCACCTCCTATTGCATGAGTAGTTGCTTTGGAAAGCCCTTTGAGCCTCCCTTTGCGAACTTTTTGATCATTTTTTTTGTTTCAGCATACTTTCTGAGAAGCTCATTTATATCCTGAACCTTCGTGGCACTGCCCTTTGCAATGCGCATTCTCCTGCTCCCGTCTATAAGATGGGGATAGATTCTTTCTTTTGCTGTCATGGAATTTATAATTGCTTCAGTCTTTTTTATATCCTTCTCTGCCTCGGAAAAGTTAATTGCCCCCTTTAGCTTGTTAAATCCCGGGAACATGCTGATGATGGATTCTATCGAACCAAGCTTCTTCATCTGTTTTATCTGTTCCTTGAAATCTTCAAGGGTGAATTCGTCTTTTCTCAGTTTCTTTTCAAATACCCTTGCCTGTTTTTCATCGAATACTTCCTGTGCCTTCTCAACGAGGGAGACGATATCGCCCATACCAAGTATGCGAGATGCCAGTCTTTCGGGGAAGAAAGGCTCAAGGGCATCCAATTTTTCACCTATACCAATGAATTTTATGGGTTTTCCTGTGGCGGCCTTTATTGAGATGGCAGCGCCACCTCTCGCATCGCCGTCTAATTTTGTGAGAATCACGCCGTCAACATCCAGCTTTTCGTTAAATGCCCTTGCAATATTAACTGCATCCTGCCCTGTCATAGCGTCGAGGACAAGCAACGTTTCTCTCGGGTTGAGAAGCTTTTTCTGGTTTATCAGCTCCTCCATCATCTCTTCGTTTATATGGAGGCGTCCGGCGGTGTCCACAATCATGGTATCGAAACCGTTCTTCATAGCGTACGCCTTAGCCTCGGAGCATATTTGAAGCGGGTTCTTCATGTTCTTTGAATCAAAGGTACTTACACCTATCTGGGCGCCTATCTTCATTAACTGGTCGATTGCAGCGGGTCTGTAAACGTCTGATGGGACGAGAAGAGGCTTCCTGCCTTTTTTCCTTAAAAATATGGCCAGCTTGCCTGCTGTTGTGGTTTTACCGGAACCCTGGAGCCCTGCAAGCATAATAGCAACCGGCGGAGAACCGGAGGTGTCGAGTGGTTTATTCACCTTGCCGAGAAGCTCGCACATCTCATCATGGACGATCTTTGTGAACAGTTGACCGGGGGTTATGCTGGTGAGTACCCCACCGCCTAAAGCCTTCTCTTTCACCTTGTCGAGGAAGTCTTTGGCGACCTTATAATTCACGTCTGCCTCGAGGAGCGCAACCCTCACTTCCCTTATGGAATCCTTGATGTTATCCTCGGTGAGCTTGCCGTATCCCCTGAGCTTCTTGAATGTACCTTCTAATCTTTCCTGTAATTTCTCGAACATATAGGCTATAAGATAATAAAAAACCGTTGAATAGTCAATGTTAATCATGCGGACCCCATACCCGGTTCAAAGTTCAATGTTCAATTGGTTCAATTTGTCCCATTAGTTGTATTGGTTTTAACCAATAAGACCAATGAAACCAATACAACTAATAATTAGTATGTGGAGATTCAACTATTCACTGCC
The genomic region above belongs to Pseudomonadota bacterium and contains:
- the larB gene encoding nickel pincer cofactor biosynthesis protein LarB yields the protein MMDEKLIYLLKNVKNGDISVDEAYEKLKDLPFEDLSHTKLDHHRLVRKGMEEVVFGQGKTIHQIIEIVTSMRQKDINVLVTRLSNKAGKSLKETFPVGTYDEAARCFYIKEDEAIKGKGIVLVISAGTSDIRVAEEAYITSVFFGNQTEKLYDVGVAGIHRLFQNLEILKRARVIIVAAGMEGALPSIIAGIVGVPVIGVPTSIGYGASFGGLTALLAMLNSCSTISVFNIDNGFGAAYFATLINRL
- the trmD gene encoding tRNA (guanosine(37)-N1)-methyltransferase TrmD; translation: MIITILTLFPKIFESPLQESIIKKALDKGLVSFNLVNIRDFAEDVHKTCDDAPYGGGPGMVMKIEPIYNAMEHINANTKRPKYILLTPQGRILDEGTAVRLARNPHLALLCGRYEGIDERALSLVDEEISIGDYILSGGEIPALALIDAIIRHIPGVLGNEASVSDESLKDGLLEYPQYTRPPLFMDMEVPAVLLSGNHEEIRKWRRKEAIKKTILKRPDLMTRVEPNKEDRKFMREIMEDIPE
- a CDS encoding XRE family transcriptional regulator, giving the protein MKTKVKARTNKKEDFIDELASMMPPERAERAKREAEKEIFHIRLSELRKKMGIRQEDVKSFTQSGISKLESRSDMKVSTLIEYLKSIGMGVEIKAYSKNVINKNVDAVTLLKV
- a CDS encoding RNA methyltransferase, which codes for MAIIHYPVYDKNRDIVATSVTNMEIHDIARSCMTFGIDLCYIVTPLVKQRKIMEKLIHHWEHGYGLTYNPLRSVALEKIRVCNDIEEMLTEIRISGNPIIIGTSSMERDDKSIGYHELRDMIGKEERPFLMLFGTGWGLTGTTVELCDKMLMPVKGSGDYNHLSLRVALGIILDRIFGERGDKDERDN
- a CDS encoding YraN family protein, with protein sequence MSNKREEGTKGEERAVSILKAEGYKILEKNYRNHFGEIDIIAEEDGYLVFVEVKKRNTPVYGTSFEAVNTTKKKRIIRSAMFYMKTHKCFDKKVRFDVVGIDSQSVKIVKHAFVIE
- the larC gene encoding nickel pincer cofactor biosynthesis protein LarC codes for the protein MNILYIDPIFGISGDMMISAFLNAGLPFEEIKTLLEKLPVPVPALSPEKKKQGIIEGIHLNIEDSDTHLSIRQMEEIINTVEIDEKIREDARGMLDIILEAESKVHGTSKDHLHLHELSHIDTLIDLLCVAKGMHYFNIQKVFCGPVPHGRGTIKTSHGIIPNPPPVTLEILTGYTVVFLEEPLELTTPTGATIVRYYVKDKNMAPPFTIEKTGYGMGAYKTAKPDILRILIGKTEEPLYEEEVWVIESDIDDMEMEYLGAISDKIREAGALDVLSFPVYMKKGRIGIRLSVTVTAEKLQKILDTLFLETTTFGIRLRKDRRRTLKREMQTIETSCGPLRIKNGFDANGNLIKSHIEFEDVKRLSVEKNIPFRVLLDALKSEIKRK
- the rplS gene encoding 50S ribosomal protein L19 produces the protein MNETIDLLEKEHMRLDLPEINIGDNVKVYTKIFEGDKERVQVFEGIVIRKRGGNTRATFTVRKVSYSVGIEKTFPKHSPLIENIEVMSKSKIRRSKLFYLRNLRGKAAKLKEKRD
- a CDS encoding ribonuclease HII; the protein is MHCCKLAGLIGGIDEAGRGPLAGPVVSSCVIWKELPEKKSNINDSKQLTEKQRVSLFHWIREHAYKVGIGIATHEEIEQINILQASLLSMERALKDTDIRPDLLLIDGNYGIKGFPLSKPVVKGDKKCFFIACASIVAKVVRDGIMETYHTLYPDYNFTKNKGYPTKDHKIAIREYGISPIHRKTFRGVKEYLVQ